The DNA sequence CGGTGGCTGAACTCTGACACGATGAAGGTGACGTGGAAGTCAGATAAACAGAAGAGATGAGCAAGATTGAGCATACAATTCATGTGCCCCTGCGCCGGGAACGGGAATATCACCACGTGCGCCGGCAGCTTCTCTTCCGATTTCGAACCCATAGTTATTTGCTgtttttactattattctaAAATCCTCTAACCACTATACATGTAGTGATGAATTCTTGCATTTTATAGATGAAAGgataatgacatttgattAAGTATGATAATGTTGCATTCAATATATAGGCATCGGTCATTGATTACCTAAGCAAACATGTAGCTAATTACTTGTCTATTTCGCTAAAGGAACATGTTTAGTATGTGTAACAGATTGGGGAATGATTTTGTTCAAGTTAAATAATAGGTGGCGGTTCGGCCGATTTTAGAATCTTAAAAGAATATTGCTACAAATTTGACAATATGAGATACTTAGCTTTAGTAATTTTCATTTGgtattttggtttattttaacttctatttttattcgatttcagtttttatttcttttaatattatttatcatatgtATCTTAAGCGATGAGTGAAATAAGTGGTGCATGTTGCATGTTGCATGGATCAGATAATATGATAGACGAATATCTCTATGACTCTTATCCTTCTTCCTCTATCTGTGCcaaattataatcaataaaCCACACCTTCCAATTTGTAGCCATGGAGAAAATGTTGTATTACTACATTCTTGCATATGCATTCCTGACCATAACCTTTCAAACACCTTGTTCAGCCAAAATGAACCTTGCCACTGATCAAACTGCCCTTCTTTCACTAAAACAACACATCATCTCTGACCCTTCTCATATACTCGCAACAAATTGGACTAATTCGAGCTCTGTATGCAGCTGGATCGGCGTCTCTTGCAGCTCGCGTCACCACAGAGTATCCACGTTAAATCTCTCCTACATGAATCTCTCCGGCACCATTCCACCACAGCTCGGTCACCTCTCCTTCCTCGTCTCCCTCGACCTCACCAACAACAACTTCAGTGGTTCCATCCCCAAATCTCTTTCAAACCTAACAAACCTACGATTTCTTTACCTAAATTCCAATTCTCTGAGTGGAGAAATCCCAAAAGAGTTTGGGAAACATCGGAATTTACAAAGGCTGTGGATCGCTTACAATCATCTCTCTGGTGTTATGCCATCTGAGATATTCAACATGTCGAAGCTGGTGTATATAGAGTTGGCACATAATGAATTGAGTGGAAGTCTTCCAGCAGACATTTGCAGTGATCTTCCATTTCTTGTAGTGATTTCTCTATCTGAAAATCAGCTAAGTGGCGCGATTCCGACAAATCTATCCCTATGTTCACAGCTGAAGACCTTGTCCCTATCAAAAAACTCTTTTAATGGGCAGATACCTGCAGAAATCGGCTACTTAACATCTCTTCGGATATTATACCTCGGTGATAATAGTCTGAATGGTATTCTTGTTTTGTTATTATAGCATTAGATTCACATAAATTTGATGTGTGTATGATTGTTTGTTTgaatagttataattactatgTGACAGGTACACTACCTCCTGAGATTGGCAATCTTCACAGTCTAGTTAGTTTTAGTGTTCCAATGAATAAGATTGGTGGTACTCTGTCCTCAAATATTGTGGTGAATATGTCTTCTCTGCAAGGATTAACACTATGGTGCAACAATTTCACTGGGAATATTTCAAGGTATTTTGGGAATCTTACAATGCTAACCAGCTTTTCAATCTCCGAAAACTACATGACAGGTAAGAAGACATTGTAAATTTGATGCTAATATTCTTCCATTTTTAGGTAACATGGCCCATCACTAATTATCACTTCATCTCCTACCTTTTGaactaatactagtactcaaactaatttttctccatctcatatttgatcaattttacattaaatcgGTGTCGACCACTAGCAAGACTATTACTAATGGACAGAAGAAGTTATACGTTTGTTACATTCGGCATTCTAATCTAATAAATTATCTTATCTTTGGCAGGGATAATTCCTACCGAATTTGGCCAACTTCGCCGACTGAAGAGATTAGCGTTAGGGTTGAACAGCTTTAGTGGTACTATTCCACACGATCTCTTCAACATTTCAACTCTTCAATACCTTGAACTTGTTCAGAATGTTATATCTGGATTTCTTCCAGCCAATCTATGCCATACCTCTCCCATTATTAAAAAGCTTCATCTTGGAGCTAACTCAATCTCTGGACCAATACCAAATTCTATATCTAATTGTTCTCAACTCAGGATTCTCTCACTTGGTGATAACAAATTGAGTGGTTATATACCTACGGATCTTGGCAACCTAAGACTTCTCGAAGAACTTTCACTGTACGAAAACAATCTTAAAAATGCACCATCTTCATCAAACTTGGGCTTCCTTACATCATTATCAAATTGCAGGTCTTTAACTGAATTAGTTATTTCTGATAATCCTCTATACGGTGTCATTCCAGCTTCTGTCGGGAATTTATCTTCCTCACTCGAAAAATTCGATTCTTCCCGCTGCAAATTAAATGGTAGTATTCCCGTTCAAATAGGTGGTTTAAAAGGCTTGACACTCTTGGAATTAGAGGGGAATGAGTTAACTGGTAATATTCCCCTTTCCATCAAATATATGCATAAGCTTCAAGGATTATATCTTGATGCGAACAAGTTGCAAGGCTCCATTCCTGAGGTTGTATATGATTTACACAACcttaatttattaagtatTGGCCAAAACCAATTATCAGGTTCTATTTCTAAATGTTTGGGAAATATCTCTTCTTTTAAGGTATATTTTGATGCAGTCCAACATGTTGCATTTAAGCATACCTTCAAGCATATGGGGTCTAAAAGATTTGCTGGTTCTTGACTTATCCTTCAATTCATTGAGTGGGTTTTTACCTCAAAAGATGAGTAATTTAGGAGCAGCAATCTCTATAGATCTATCAATGAATCAGTTGTCAGGGTCTATTCCGAGCACTATTGGAAAGCTACAGAATTTGGCTAACTATTGGAAAGCTACAGAATTTGGCTAATCTGTCTTAGGCAGATGACAAACTTGAAGGTTCTATTCCAGTTTCCATGGGAAACATGATAAGTTTGGTGAGACTTGACTTGTCCCACAACAACCTCTCTAGTTCAATTCAAAAGTCTTTGGAAGAACTTCAACTCCTCAACTACTTTAATGTCTCTTTCAATTCTCTGAGTGGAGAAATTCCAAGTGGTGGTTCTTTCAGAAACTTCACTATGGATTCTTTCAAGGAAAATGAGGCGTTGTGTGGAATTCAAAGGTTCCATGTCCCAATTTGTCCAGTTGTTTCTGATCACAGAACAAAGAGGAAAAAGGTGGAACAAGCTTCATTTATTGCGTTTGGGGTTGCGACTTTCATTTCAATTGTTTCTCTAGCTTTTATCTTTGTTAGATACAGAAGGAAAGACAAGACAACTAGAGATGTTGATGAGTTGATATCCATTGTGCCAGAAAGGATCGCTTATTACGAACTTCTGCAAGCGACTGTGCATTTCAGTGAGAGCAATTTGCTTGGCACTGGGAGTTCCTTGCTCTGTGTACAAAGGAATTCTTAACAATGGGAAGCTTGTTGCAGCCAAAGTGTTTAATCTTCAGTTAGAAGGTATTTCAAAGATATTTGATGTTGAGTGTGAGATTCTTTGTAGCATTCGACACAGGTGTCTGAATAGTGTCATAAGTTGTTGTTCCAACGAAGAGTTCAAGGCATTAATACTTGAATATATGCCCAATGGAAATCTTGAGAAATGGTTATATTCCCACAActatttcttgaatttcatgGAAAGATTGAATATAATGATCGATGTTGCATCGGCTTTGGAGTATCTTCATGGTGGCTATTCGACACCAATTTTCCATAGTGACTTGAAGCCAAGTAATGTCTTGTTAGACGAAGATATGGTTACCCTAGTAAGCGATTTTGGGATAGCAAAGTTTTTATGCGATGGAGATAGCACGGTGTTAACCAACACCCTAGGAACATTGGGTTACATTGCTCCAGGTTAATTGTTAATCTACATTAATTATgtacatataatttttaataaatgaagtcTTCTTTCATACTTTCTTTGTGATTGTAGAGTATGGTTCAGAAGGACTAGTCTCCACAAGGTGCGATGTCTATAGCTACGGGGTGATGTTGATGGAAGTCTTTACTAGAAAAAAGCCAAGTGACGACATGTTTGTTGGAGATCTAAGCTTGAAGAGTTGAATTGAGAGGTCAGTTCCAGAATTCACATATCAAGTTATCGGTGCCAACTTACTTATGAATGTTGATGAAGAACATGACGATAAAATAGTGGAATTCACATCATCTATATTGGAGTTGGCCTTAAAGTGTTGTGCAGATTCTTCTTATGAAAGGATAAATATGAAAGAAGCTCTAGCACAGCTGCAGAAAATCCAACGTGGGTTTTTGAGATGAAGCGATAAGGTTGTTCACTCTttactattgatttaattaggttTAGCTGAAGATaggattaatatatttgtcCAATGACTACTAGTCTTATCAACAACAGCAAAAATATCTCTCTCAATACAGGTCATTATCTTGCAGTTTTCGTggtacaaaattacaaattaaatacatgAGAATCATAGATAAAATTTCATTAGTCCAATATCAAAGTACCAATGATGCCTTTACATCAAGATGCAAACCCCAACACACAACTTCATTATGAAGAATATGTTACAAAAAGTAGTCATACTATCacatttcttacttttttagaACTATAACTACATTCAGGCAGCAAAAAACATATTGGTTAAGAGAATTAAAGAATAGGGTGAGAAATACACTACCTTTGTGAGCCCAacatattttgatttcaataGCCTTTTTACCGGTGAACCTGTTCTTTTCTTGTCTTGGTGGCTGACACTCGATACTTTATCACCTTCAtaacaaaatacatatatcacatacataaattaattaccattatgcaacaactaaaaaaattcCCATTTGAACGATCACAAATCTCGGTTCATTCCACTATTAAAATACCCTCTCTAAATCCTTCGtatcaaattattatgatAAGAGACGTATAGCAAATCATTTTGAACATATGCATTCTAaacatgcattttttttttcataataatatttctcaTGTAATTCTCGACGGTCTTACATATTTAACTTAGCATTACAGATTGCTACTAGGAATGTGGACATGCTAAGGATATCCAACCATTCTTATCACACATTTACAAGCTCAAATGTGGGTTAAAACAAGTACAGCATTGCATTAGAAAAAGCTTGAAAGCTTTAGactcaaaatggaaaattttgggaaaatcTCATAGAGATCCTCTGTGCACAACAGCAGATTTTGGAGGCTCCGTTCTCTCTGGTCCGAAAGACTTAGAAGGTGTTCCTTATATCATCATAAAGCCACTAATGtctagttttatttaaataaaagttcaTTCAATAATTCAAAGTGGCTTGGAAGATATGACCGTTTCCCATCTATCTGTCAAAACGAGACAGTTTCTGGCAGCAGTGTTTGGAGATTTTCTAAACAACCTCCAATTCACTTTTACTTGGAATTTCCCAACATATCCTAATCTACacagaaaattataaaacccACTTCATAACACCTTAAGGTATTGaagaattcaatttcattagCTGCAAAACAGAGGGTATCTAATAAAGAAAAGAGTTCTTCAAACATGTCTCAACCATTCATCATATATAGCTACAATTAATTGCAAATTCTTAAATTCACTTTACTTCAATTCCCCCTTTTCGTTTCTCAACACATAGTTAAAGTGCTCATACTCTTCCagcaattaataaaattcaaccTCAATTCAACCTAGGATCACAAACACACCAACTATTCAAGAAATATATCACAACACAGACATACCATTTGTGTATGAGACTTGAGCTTGAAGTCCACGTGAATGGAGTAAAATTGAACACCCAAAAGAGAGATTGATGTCGTTGGGTTGTGTTGGATAGTAAAGATTCTTTACTAAAGAAGCAGAAATATATGCTAGAAGTAGTGGGCTTGTTCTTATTGCTTTGCAAATGCTAAGCCCAATTCAACATTAATGCTGGGTCAGCCCAACTTCTATCTCCAATTAACttactttaaaaaatgactaacagaaagtaaagtaggagaaagaatatagtttaaaaaaaaaaaaaaaaagtgacatAGCTATCTTGGGACAAgacaaaaaaggaatacaactTAACtatcttaaaatatgtaaaatatattgattttataatacaatGTCAGTCTAATGATTAAATTGAATGATGTGATTACTTATCTATAAGTCTTTAAATTTTGGACATTCTTAATTGGTGAAATCAGACATTCTTACTCGGCTGGTTTTGAACCGTAACAGGCCAAAACCAATTCCTGTTCTTGaattcatgaaaatttgtaattGGATACTGGGTCAATTGGACTGAGTAGAACCAGAACCGGCCGGTTAAGTAGACCTATGTAAAACTATATATCACTTGCCGTTATTCTAGTattgataatattataattaaagaattacAAAAGCGTGATTCACGGTGAGTAAACTCTACGCCATACATGAATTGCCTTATTAATTAGTCAAGTTGGGAATAATGTactatgaattaaaaatcatgtttgCTGATTGACGGATGGAATTGGAAGCTAACAATCGCAAACgactaattaaatactcctttcgtccccGAAGAATATGTACTTGGGATCGGCACgtgttttaatgaaaaatttgtaacgtaagagagagatagagagaaaaagtaattaaagtattgttagtgaagaatgagtttcacctcattagagataaaggactttccaaaattagaaagtgcatattcttgtgagcGGATTAataaggaaagagtgcatattctcgtgggacgaagggagtattgaAAAAACGTGATTTTGCTTATACCCATTCGCTTCGAGTATTAATTTGACTTTGACAAGAATGAATTAtgtatttaaagaaaataagcCATAAAATGTAAAGCatacttatataaaaaatagtaatagtacAAATAGATTTAAGAgcacataaaatttgataGGGATTGttctctaaaaaaataactcgatatccaattattaaatttttgtgtttaatttattaaaaggaaataagaaAAGTAACTGGACaaatttttctctataattaaGGAGTGCAACATTAAATTcatctataattaaaatgcaaGAATTCTTCGCAGCATGTGAGAAGCACGTTGTTGACAATTCTACATATTAGTGCATGTTGCATGGCTCATCTAATATGGTACAAAACTCTATATCCCTATCAATCAACCACACCTTTCAATTTGTATCCATGGAGAATTCTTTCTACATTAATTTCTTCGGCTGAATTCTGTGCTTAAGGCTTCAATCATGACAAGGATGCCTTTCTCACCGTTGATGGTGgtaaattgaagaaaatccATTCTGCCgattttagattaaaatacatacaaatatgataatttgagatactttagttattttcatttgacctcatttatctttattttgatgtttcaTACCAGTATAccacatttcattattttaacttctattttattcaatttcaatatattttaatcgtaTTAATTATATGCATCTTAAAGTGATTGTATAGAATTATTTAGTATGAAAAGAACTAATAAATTgttacttttaaattaaaacatataaaataataaattttattaacagtaatattaaaataaataattaatactccgtgttattta is a window from the Salvia hispanica cultivar TCC Black 2014 chromosome 1, UniMelb_Shisp_WGS_1.0, whole genome shotgun sequence genome containing:
- the LOC125192082 gene encoding probable LRR receptor-like serine/threonine-protein kinase At3g47570 — encoded protein: MEKMLYYYILAYAFLTITFQTPCSAKMNLATDQTALLSLKQHIISDPSHILATNWTNSSSVCSWIGVSCSSRHHRVSTLNLSYMNLSGTIPPQLGHLSFLVSLDLTNNNFSGSIPKSLSNLTNLRFLYLNSNSLSGEIPKEFGKHRNLQRLWIAYNHLSGVMPSEIFNMSKLVYIELAHNELSGSLPADICSDLPFLVVISLSENQLSGAIPTNLSLCSQLKTLSLSKNSFNGQIPAEIGYLTSLRILYLGDNSLNGTLPPEIGNLHSLVSFSVPMNKIGGTLSSNIVVNMSSLQGLTLWCNNFTGNISRYFGNLTMLTSFSISENYMTGIIPTEFGQLRRLKRLALGLNSFSGTIPHDLFNISTLQYLELVQNVISGFLPANLCHTSPIIKKLHLGANSISGPIPNSISNCSQLRILSLGDNKLSGYIPTDLGNLRLLEELSLYENNLKNAPSSSNLGFLTSLSNCRSLTELVISDNPLYGVIPASVGNLSSSLEKFDSSRCKLNGSIPVQIGGLKGLTLLELEGNELTGNIPLSIKYMHKLQGLYLDANKLQGSIPESNMLHLSIPSSIWGLKDLLADDKLEGSIPVSMGNMISLVRLDLSHNNLSSSIQKSLEELQLLNYFNVSFNSLSGEIPSGGSFRNFTMDSFKENEALCGIQRFHVPICPVVSDHRTKRKKVEQASFIAFGYPLCQKGSLITNFCKRLCISVRAICLALGVPCSVYKGILNNGKLVAAKVFNLQLEGISKIFDVECEILCSIRHRCLNSVISCCSNEEFKALILEYMPNGNLEKWLYSHNYFLNFMERLNIMIDVASALEYLHGGYSTPIFHSDLKPSNVLLDEDMVTLVSDFGIAKFLCDGDSTVLTNTLGTLGYIAPEYGSEGLVSTRCDVYSYGVMLMEVFTRKKPSDDMFVGDLSLKS